A window of Ptychodera flava strain L36383 chromosome 1, AS_Pfla_20210202, whole genome shotgun sequence contains these coding sequences:
- the LOC139131138 gene encoding protein kinase C and casein kinase substrate in neurons protein 1-like — protein MFLAMADEKQVKRIRKSFWDVNQYKKTVKRIENGHRSCDDFMAMLQERAELEMKYSKSLKAWADKWEEKVSKGPEYGSTALAWKQSLQESVQISRLHEECRFKLIGPDGPVQNMQKWKKDNYRKLTFGGYQEIREAEEGFAAAQKDYAKQLVKTKKAKKDYHIACTNVFKAQEELDTQTLSPSSNPDSLRKLQQRVEKLANEQEKLKQQYQRRLLDCHGDLKTKYVQNMTTQFEKCQAFEKKRLDYLKEQLNLHLKCVDLSALPNFESIYKQAYGVIQSADGGKDLESWRTKYGTGMEPNWPKFEDYDIHADGRKFSFSVKGVRPSQSAREDGLLDDEFDSDDFEDFSDETDGDSNPKEVNGHHYVTASRQKDEDDSPYQNITPRGSLGAESPGGQSPGAEGTSPSTARGSLDMFAVRALYDFEPASDDELQLRAGDILTQIGSVHDNGWAYGRLRDRLGLFPANYVEALR, from the exons atgtttTTGGCAATGGCTGACGAAAAACAAGTGAAACGGATTCGGAAGTCGTTCTGGGACGTCAACCAATACAAGAAGACAGTCAAGCGAATTGAAAACGGGCACAG ATCGTGTGATGATTTCATGGCGATGCTGCAAGAAAGAGCCGAGCTTGAAATGAAGTATTCCAAGAGTCTCAAAGCCTGGGCCGATAAGTGGGAAGAAAAAGTTTCCAAAG GGCCCGAGTATGGTTCCACGGCGTTGGCATGGAAACAGAGTTTACAGGAGTCAGTTCAAATTTCCAGATTACACGAAGAGTGTAGGTTTAAATTGATCGGACCGGATGGCCCAGTACAGAATATGCAAAA ATGGAAGAAAGACAATTATCGCAAATTGACCTTCGGTGGTTACCAAGAGATACGAGAAGCCGAGGAAGGATTCGCAGCTGCGCAGAAAGATTATGCAAAACAGCTAGTAAAGACGAAGAAAGCAAAGAAG GATTACCACATTGCTTGCACTAACGTGTTCAAGGCACAGGAAGAATTAGACACACAAACACTGTCCCCTTCGTCGAATCCAGATTCACTGCGGAAACTCCAACAAAGGGTAGAAAAACTAGCGAACGAACAGGAAAAACTCAAACAACAATATCAACGTCGACTTCTAGATTGCCATGGTGATTTGAAGACAAAATATGTACAG aACATGACgacacagtttgaaaaatgcCAAGCGTTCGAGAAGAAACGGTTGGATTACTTGAAGGAACAGTTGAATCTGCATCTCAAATGTGTGGATTTATCGGCATTGCCAAA TTTTGAGAGCATCTACAAGCAGGCCTATGGCGTTATTCAATCAGCCGATGGAGGCAAAGATTTGGAGAGTTGGAGAACTAAGTATGGCACAGGAATGGAACCAAACTGGCCGAAATTTGAG GACTATGACATTCACGCCGACGGCAGGAAATTCAGTTTTTCCGTAAAAGGTGTTCGGCCGTCACAGTCAGCCAGGGAAGACGG ACTTCTCGATGATGAATTCGATTCAGAcgattttgaagatttttctgACGAAACAGACGGCGACAGTAATCCCAAAGAAGTTAACGGCCACCATTACGTGACAGCGAGCAGACAGAAAGACGAAG ATGATTCCCCGTACCAAAATATCACACCCAGAGGCAGCCTGGGCGCCGAGTCCCCAGGCGGTCAGTCACCAGGCGCAGAGGGAACATCGCCCTCAACGGCAAGAGGTAGTTTGGACATGTTTGCTGTCAGAGCGCTGTACGACTTCGAGCCGGCGTCAGACGATGAACTACAGTTGCGCGCAG